CTTTAGGCAAAATGGGGCTGGAACTGAAACCTAAAAAATCCATTGGTGGGTAGTGAAATTGAACTTACTCATCATGTTAAGTTGTTAACCATAAAATTCTTCATTGCAGTTTAGACATGCTGGAATGGACAGCGTTGAGTTGTATTAGAATGATTCTAGtgatgtttcttttaactttgtatGGAAAAGTTCTCATACTTTTGTTGCATATGTAATGTACTTAAGAAAGCTGACATGTTGCATGCATGTGCCTCTTCTTTTTACCCCTTTTATAATGAAtcttttttctctgtttttttgctttttttttttcaggtggTAGATCATACGACACATGATTTCCTTCGCAATGATGGGGTGATCTTCTTGGTTGAGGACTAAGTAAATGTTGCATAGGATATTAGTTCCTTTGGCCCATAACTTATGCATAACATTCTCTTGTTGCTTGTTGAGAATCTTTCTGATGGAGATCTATGATCAAGagtcttttctttctttaatcaGATTCTTGGGTAAATTTGTTGGTCAGACAATGGTTAAATTGTTCTAGAGAGAATTACTGCAAGTTATAAACCAAGCTCCTGCTTCCAAAAAGACCCAAAAATTTGATAATTGGAAGTACTACTAAAAAAGAATGTTTATGAATTGCCCACTGTAACGCTTTGATGTCtctcacctctctctctctctctctgtatttactgtctcttctttttctttttcttcttttttacttCTCCTATGAAcaacctcttcctctctctctatttctcttccAATATTGTAAAACATGACACTTAcctaggaaattaattaatttactAGATCAACATACTACTGCACACTTCTGTTTCTGTGGACTTCTGATAGAATTCGATCAATAGAATAGTTTCAAAATCAATCAAATCATGCTACCTGCATGATAGAAGATTTTGAATCACAAGTTGGTGAGCAATCAAGAAGACCGTAGCCTTCAGAAAGGTGGGACATAAAAGTTTGCAAATGGAGTTTTGGACAAGTTCagcaaaaaacagaaaaatcttaatttaataagTACGGGAGATCTAAATAACGACGCTAAAAGTTGACCTACAGAGGTATACCAAATTGTAGGAGCACAACTTAAAATACAGAGCCTACTGCAAGATCAAAAGCTATTGGTTCTGCAGCCTACCAAATAAGTTACAACACAGCACAAACTATTCCAAGGCTATTGAAGTTCCAACAAAACCAAGCTTCTGCTGCAGTCTCAGACAGACTCAAATCGCATGAGCAACTTCACAGATTTGAACTTCATTCCCTTGCGGTCATAGAGTGGAACTGCTCGGATCCCTGACCTCAACTCCGATACCGGAAGGCAGGTTTGTCCACCGAAGTCATCCTTCTCAGAAAAGTCATACTCATGAACTTCGACCCTCAGCAGAGCCAGTTCTGGAACAGTTAATGGGAAGCTGAATTCCTCATCCCAGACTGGTGTCCAATCATCTTCAATAGTTCTAGTTTTCTTCGTTACAGTATCAGCTGGCACTCCAGCTATCCCTACCTGAAGGTTGAACAAGTGATTATTCACAGACTTCTCTATGCTTTTATTTGCGAAATTACACTCTTGTTATTTTGGGCAAATAATATTATATGTACTCTGAATCAGCCAAGATGGCAGATCCTACAGAATGGAAGACAAAATGCCTTGGCCAACCATAATCAATGGAAACATACAGAAAAAGCTGTGGTAGAAGTAACCATTTTTATATTCTGACCTTCGTATAGAAATCTGGAGGGGAATATGCATCGAAGTGTGTCTGCTTAAAATCCATCCTCCATCCATCCCCCATGTATACTTTAACCTGTTATAAGCACAGATATTTAGCAAAGTTGGCAAAAAGCGGAGAGGTGCAGATAAATTTCACACCTTCAAGGTTTTCTTCACAGGAAAAGTTTTTTTGGGGTCAAACGCCTGGCCATCTAGACCAGCCTTTAACAAGAAATCAGCCTTTTTTATATAACCacagcctccatttgctctaaAAAATCCATGCATCAACCATAGAGACCTTCCATATCCCTGTCGAAGGAAAGGCACATTAAAATGCCAACTAATGAAAATTTCAATAAGATCAAAGTAAACAGATGGGTATGAATTATATCCATGTGATCATGCTAGGTATGAATTTTCACATGGTTAGGTCTTTCTTAATACAAAACACGTCTAGTCTAGTTTCTATCAGAGTTTCCTTAATATTTTGAGAGATTTGCTTcgtaaaaataataaacaaatgaGTTTGCAGCACAGTTGTGTGATTACATTAGCAAAagcttctctcttctaaagaTACATAAAATTCTACATTGTCCTATTTTTTATGCTTAACTAATGTATGGACCTTACTCTCCAAAGAGTCTTCTAAAATTCTAACTTAATACTGAATCCTATTTCCATCTCATCAAACATTTCAAAACATACCAGAAAACTTCTGCTACGGCACCTCAACCTAACTAGAACCAATTATTGATCTATAGCGTGTCAAATAGTATACACAAACACTATCACAAAGAGGTTTGAGGTGGCAACACCTCCAAAATcaaattatttgaaaaaattgcttgctcgaTATAGTATGGTATGACATATGCATGGAGAGACTTAATATTTAGATACTTTTTTTCTAATAAAATAAGTCTGCTAGCATTGTTGCGACATATTTTATCTTGTAGCATTCAATACAGTCACCCAAAATTCTCTCCCTTtgttagaagaatgagatcagaACAGATAAAAGACAGGGAGAATGTTCTTAGCTGCCCATTGTTTTAGAATGTCAAAAATATATCACTCAGCAAGAAAGCTCATCAAAGCAAAATTCTTGCATAAAGTCTTGCCACAATTAGTAATCTTATACCCAATCGCTCAATCAGATATGTGCCAAATGTTTGCCATACAAATATTCCTTAGATCCCACTTTGtttaggaaaaaagaaaaaatagaagacaTGTACCGAACTAGGACCCATCAACCTTAATTGAGAGAATGAAACAGGGTTATATAATACAACCTAATCCACATGGAACCATCAGAGCAGAAACAACAAACAAATGGCATTaaggggaagagaaggaagaacagcGGAAGATGGCAGGTGCTTAACTCCCATTCCAATATTATGCTTTTGAAAAGTCAATAGTACAATAAGAAGATCTATAGCCCTGCATGAATCATGAATCATGAATCACGAGTAAAGACAGCACCATAACTGATAATAGAAAATTGTTAGCTGCATGCTAAGCATATAAGCTCACCTGCATATTAAATGCAACCATCTGTGCACCATGCATCCATCCAACCAATGGTTTGTAATTAGAAGAGGTAAAACGGGTACCCTTTGGGTATATTCTGAGCAGATTCTGCTGAGTGAACCTATACATTGGAATTCAAGCAAATCAAGCACTTGAACAAGCAATGATGAACATTTtgatcaaaaaggaaaaaacaacaaaaagaatGATGAACGTGTTAAGTTTGCTTTTGTTATCTTGAAGAATAGCTTATCTTAAAGATACAAATCATTTAACTTGTATAGAAAAAGATCTACAGGTGGTCACAATTTTTTCATGGAGTTGTCTTGACAAAAGTGATTGGTATGTTATGACATTATGACATCTCAAGAATCAGCTGATTACCTAACCACACACGCAATCTCCATAAAATGAATGTTCCCGTGTGACTATAAAAATCACCTTACTATATCAGTCCCATGTGATGCTGCTGCCTTTGCAAACTGTTGCTCACTCAAACTAAGACGCTTTACTTTATCAAGATCCACCTTTAGTGCATCTCTCAACGGACCTTTAGGCTTCCCAGCATGAATAGCGATCAAGCGTTTGTACTCAGGTGCTGAATTTTGCTGGAAGCTTTGGTCATCGTCgtcgtcatcatcatcatcagaatcTTCCTCATCCCGGTCCTCCTGATCATTCTGTTCATCTTCATTCTACCAAagatcaatgaaatttaatgagaATGAATGTTAACAGGTCAAACTTTTCTGAAGAACAAGAACACATGCATTTTTAAAGCAAGAATTGTACCTTGTCATCAGATTCAAGTTCAGATTTTTGAATTGTAACCTCCTTATCCCATGTTTCTTCATCAGATGTATAATTTCCCTTTtgagcgtcgttctccttagaATTCTTAGATTTGAGGTACTCCTTGGGTGGTTTTGTTGAAATAATGATCTTATTCTTTAGAGAATCTGGAGAAGGAAATTCCTTAAGAGAATCTTTCTCAGGGTAATAAAGCATGTCTCCAAAAGTTTGAGCGGCCATCTATAAGAAAATGTACGTGACAGTTGAAAGCGAGAATTTGAGAACATTTAACATCTAAATTCAAGTGTAGAAAATAACGTCCACCTCAGCTACTTTAGCCTGAAGATCTGGTGTAAGGTGGTCCTCCAGAGTTATCACAAGGGGATATGGTGATGCACAAAAAGCATACTCTCTAATGGACCTCAAGCATTTGATGAGCTCTACTGGAGAAGTCAGCGTCCTTCAGATGCAGAGACAAGATATAAGAATGGTACCAACATGAAGGAAAAGAATAATATGATCTTTTTTAAACTTTtgtgaaatataaaagaaatataGAAGAAAGAACAAATGAAATCTAGAAAGAATTCATTAGCAGCTGTTATCCAAAGTGTCTCACTAGACTAGACTCCCATGTCATCATCATAATCCAATTTTTCTTGGACCATCAGTGTGGACTTCTAAGATACAAATGTCTGCCGAACAAGAGAGCAAGATCGCCACAAGCGAACTAGAACCAGCAATTCTGATATCGCATACTTTTGAGCATTGGATCAATACCTCCCGTGAAGAATATCAACAttatcttttgcagaattagGCCACATATCCAGCTCAATTACTCTCACACCCATCTGCAGTGCTTTGATAATTGGGACATCACTGCAATCACTGCTGAGCTGGTTTCCTGTCAGGTATGAATTATGGCCTGTGTAAATGTGATAATGAGATAATGGAGCAGTCATATCTTGGTGAACCTGGGATAAAAAGACTGCTGTCAATTATCGCATATTAATGCCAAAAATATATACACCATCATGTTTATAAGTATAGATTACACTGCAGACTAAACTTAAAAAAgcttagaagaaagaaaaaagaagagcaaaTGAGGTACAAAGTCTAGCACATGCTTAGTAATCTACAACTAATCATGGTATGACTACAAACCCCATTGGTAGGCAAATTAAAGTTATCATATCATAAAATACTTAATTGGTGCATGGAACAGAATTTTGCTCTGCATTTGGGCGGTTTTATAATAGTATCATCCTAAATTCCTAATCCTCTTTTTGAAGCAATTTATTTGGAAAGTTTGCATCTTTGATGTTTCACTTTGCTTTATGATTAGTGGTCAACCGTTCATCCACAGGAAATTGACGCGATAAATAAATGTCGCAAATCTTCCATCCAGATGAGTTATGACTTTCGCAAAACAAGTCCTCGTAGACTAAAACGGAAATTAGATTAGAAAACAATTGGCGATAACCTAACCGAGCGGTTACTTCACACCCCCCGCCGATAAAGAAACGGAGACGTCGACGGAGACTAGGGTTCCAGCGGGCTAGTAATCAAACCGACCTGGGATTGGATGGGCGGGTTGAGCTCGTCGGAGAAAAGGAAGTGGTGGAAGTCGTCGAGGGCGAGGAGCGGGCGGCCGAGAAGGTGGTGGCGGTGGCGGAGCTGCCGGACCTGGTAGATAATCCGCTCGGCGTCGGCGAGGGTGGCGCCGGACTCGCCCTGGGCCTCGGCGAGGAACCGCCGGAGCTGCTCCGGCCCCATGTGGGCCCCGCCCTCGGCATAAGCCGCGAACGCCGCCACCACGTCCGGCGGCGGCGCCGCCTCGCTCCACCGGAACTTCCGGGTGAAGCAGAGGCAGCACTTGTAGCTCCCCATTTCCCGCCTCTTCCGTAGTTCGCCGCTTCTTATTTCTCTAATATCGGTTTCTAGTTCTAACACTCTCTCGGAGAAGGTGGAAGGGGAAACGGCGACGGTTACGGCAGGGAGGGAACCGCGGAAGAGCTTCCCGTCAAGAAGTACTTCGGATTCCCGAAGCTTTTCGCTTCTCCTTTCTCTGCCACTTGGTGTCTCCGCCGCTTTCTACtccctctcactctctctctcccattctctctctctctctattaatTAATCCGTGGAGCATTACAGTGTGGTTAAGCTTCATTAAACTTAATGAATGCCTTGTGACGCTTGAAGGTTGGATCATTATtgactattattattttttaggcAAGTTTCACGTTAATCACCAAATCGATCTCCTCAACTCTTTCTTCGGTCTCTCTTTATTATAGTTttgtttttgttattattattattatttttttctctctttaagAAAACTGTGGGCTATTGCTGCCAGCCTGTCGTCGCCGGCCACgagttttcttaatattttttattagcgGGCAGTCGGCAGAACCGGATCCGATGCTCGGTTGG
The Phoenix dactylifera cultivar Barhee BC4 chromosome 3, palm_55x_up_171113_PBpolish2nd_filt_p, whole genome shotgun sequence DNA segment above includes these coding regions:
- the LOC103718431 gene encoding phosphoinositide phospholipase C 6-like; translation: MGSYKCCLCFTRKFRWSEAAPPPDVVAAFAAYAEGGAHMGPEQLRRFLAEAQGESGATLADAERIIYQVRQLRHRHHLLGRPLLALDDFHHFLFSDELNPPIQSQVHQDMTAPLSHYHIYTGHNSYLTGNQLSSDCSDVPIIKALQMGVRVIELDMWPNSAKDNVDILHGRTLTSPVELIKCLRSIREYAFCASPYPLVITLEDHLTPDLQAKVAEMAAQTFGDMLYYPEKDSLKEFPSPDSLKNKIIISTKPPKEYLKSKNSKENDAQKGNYTSDEETWDKEVTIQKSELESDDKNEDEQNDQEDRDEEDSDDDDDDDDDQSFQQNSAPEYKRLIAIHAGKPKGPLRDALKVDLDKVKRLSLSEQQFAKAAASHGTDIVRFTQQNLLRIYPKGTRFTSSNYKPLVGWMHGAQMVAFNMQGYGRSLWLMHGFFRANGGCGYIKKADFLLKAGLDGQAFDPKKTFPVKKTLKVKVYMGDGWRMDFKQTHFDAYSPPDFYTKVGIAGVPADTVTKKTRTIEDDWTPVWDEEFSFPLTVPELALLRVEVHEYDFSEKDDFGGQTCLPVSELRSGIRAVPLYDRKGMKFKSVKLLMRFESV